In the genome of Mycobacterium kansasii ATCC 12478, one region contains:
- a CDS encoding WS/DGAT/MGAT family O-acyltransferase, whose product MAEPVETAALSDELGPVDYLLHRGEANPRTRSGIMALELLDATPDWDRFRTRFENASRRVLRLRQKVVVPTLPTASPRWVVDPDFNLDFHVRRVRVTEPGTLRQVFDLAEVILQSPLDISRPLWTATLVEGLADGKAAMLLHVSHAVTDGVGGVEMFAEIYDLERDPAPRPTPPQPIPQDLSPNDLMREGINHLPMAIVGGLLGAVSGAVSVAGRAVLDPVSTVSGIVGYAMSGVRVLNRAAEPSPLLRRRSLTTRTEAIDIRLSELHKAAKAGGGSINDAYLAGVCGALRRYHEAHGLPISTLPMAVPVNLRAEGAAAGGNQFTGVNLAAPIGTVDPVARMKKIRAQMTQRRDEPAMNIVGSIAPVLSILPTAVLEGITGSVVGSDVQASNVPVYPGDTFIAGAKILRQYGIGPLPGVAMMVVLISRGGWCTITARYDRASVRNDELFAQCLLDGFDEILALAGEPAPRAIPASFTATAGMASRSVSGS is encoded by the coding sequence ATGGCTGAACCCGTCGAGACCGCCGCATTGTCCGACGAGCTGGGACCCGTCGACTATTTGTTGCATCGCGGCGAGGCCAATCCGCGGACCCGTTCGGGGATCATGGCTCTGGAACTGCTCGATGCCACGCCTGACTGGGACCGTTTCCGGACCCGCTTCGAAAACGCCTCCCGACGCGTGTTGCGGCTGCGGCAAAAGGTCGTCGTTCCGACGCTGCCGACCGCGTCACCGCGCTGGGTAGTGGATCCCGACTTCAACCTCGACTTCCATGTGCGCCGGGTGCGCGTCACCGAACCGGGCACGCTGCGCCAGGTGTTCGATCTCGCCGAGGTGATTCTGCAGTCGCCGCTGGACATCTCGCGGCCGCTGTGGACGGCCACGTTGGTTGAGGGTCTGGCCGATGGGAAGGCGGCGATGCTGCTGCATGTCAGCCACGCCGTCACCGACGGTGTCGGCGGTGTCGAGATGTTCGCTGAAATCTACGACTTGGAGCGGGATCCAGCACCCAGGCCGACGCCGCCACAACCCATTCCGCAGGATTTGTCGCCTAACGACTTGATGCGCGAGGGTATCAATCATTTGCCCATGGCCATTGTCGGCGGTCTTTTGGGCGCGGTGTCCGGGGCGGTGTCGGTGGCCGGGCGAGCGGTTCTGGATCCAGTCTCCACGGTGTCAGGAATTGTGGGCTACGCGATGTCGGGCGTTCGGGTGTTGAACCGCGCCGCCGAGCCCTCGCCGCTGCTGCGGCGGCGTAGCCTGACCACCCGCACCGAGGCGATCGACATCCGCCTCTCCGAGCTGCACAAGGCGGCCAAAGCGGGCGGCGGATCGATCAACGACGCCTATCTCGCGGGTGTGTGTGGTGCGCTGCGGCGGTACCACGAGGCCCACGGCCTGCCGATCAGCACCCTGCCGATGGCGGTGCCGGTGAACCTGCGTGCCGAAGGCGCGGCGGCCGGCGGCAATCAATTCACCGGCGTCAACTTGGCGGCGCCGATAGGCACCGTCGATCCCGTGGCCCGGATGAAGAAGATCCGTGCCCAGATGACCCAGCGCCGTGATGAGCCGGCGATGAATATCGTCGGTTCGATCGCGCCGGTGTTGAGCATCTTGCCCACAGCCGTGCTCGAAGGGATCACCGGTTCGGTGGTCGGCTCGGACGTGCAGGCCAGCAATGTCCCGGTCTATCCCGGCGACACTTTCATCGCCGGTGCAAAAATCTTGCGGCAGTACGGTATTGGCCCGCTACCGGGTGTGGCGATGATGGTGGTGCTGATATCCCGGGGCGGGTGGTGCACCATCACCGCACGCTACGATCGGGCATCCGTGCGAAACGACGAGCTGTTCGCCCAGTGCCTGCTCGACGGTTTCGACGAGATCCTGGCGCTCGCGGGTGAGCCCGCGCCGCGGGCGATCCCCGCTTCCTTCACCGCCACGGCCGGTATGGCGTCTCGCTCGGTGTCGGGCTCATGA
- a CDS encoding HAD-IB family hydrolase/lysophospholipid acyltransferase family protein — protein MNTSPERGEQRETGKPASDLRLPGSVAEIMASAPGPKVGAFFDLDGTLVAGFTAVILTQERLRRRDMGVGELLSMVQAGLNHTLGRIEFEDLIIKASSALRGRQLSDLEEIGERLFHQRIEPRIYPEMRELVRAHMARGHTVVLSSSALTIQVEPVARFLGITNMLTNKFEVNEDGLLTGDVVRPILWGPGKAAAVQRFAAEHGIDLKDSYFYADGDEDVALMYLVGNPRPTNPEGKMAAVAKRRGWPILKFNSRGGVGLRRQLRTLAGFSTMFPVAAGAVGLGVLTGSRRRGVNFFTANFSQLLLATSGVHLNVIGKENLTAKRPAVFIFNHRNQVDPVIAGALVRDNWVGVGKKELQNDPIMGTLGKLLDGVFIDRDDSAAAVETLHTVEDRARNGLSIVIAPEGTRLDTTEVGPFKKGPFRIAMAAGIPIVPIVIRNAEIVASRNSTTINPGTVDVAVFPPIPVDDWSLDALPDRIAEVRQLYLDTLKNWPVDELPEVDFSAEQKAAKKAQAARKQPAKKATARSAAKKQPAKKAPAKSAAKKAAKTTSGKANPRRASKAAVTDGEAQQPGIDQADAPESSSPGPEGLP, from the coding sequence ATGAACACCTCACCAGAGCGAGGCGAACAACGCGAAACGGGTAAGCCCGCCAGCGATCTGCGGTTACCCGGCTCGGTCGCCGAGATCATGGCCAGCGCTCCGGGGCCGAAGGTCGGCGCGTTCTTCGATCTCGACGGGACGTTGGTCGCGGGCTTTACCGCCGTCATCCTTACCCAAGAACGGCTGCGGCGCCGCGATATGGGTGTCGGTGAGCTGCTCAGTATGGTCCAGGCCGGTCTGAACCATACGCTGGGACGCATCGAGTTCGAGGATCTCATCATCAAGGCGTCTTCGGCGCTGCGGGGACGGCAGTTGAGCGATTTGGAGGAGATCGGCGAGCGGCTGTTTCACCAGCGGATAGAGCCCCGGATCTATCCGGAAATGCGTGAGCTGGTCCGGGCCCATATGGCGCGTGGGCATACCGTGGTCCTGAGCTCGTCGGCGCTGACCATCCAGGTCGAACCGGTGGCCCGCTTCTTGGGCATCACCAACATGCTCACCAACAAGTTCGAGGTCAATGAAGACGGATTGCTGACCGGCGATGTGGTGCGGCCGATCTTGTGGGGGCCCGGCAAAGCCGCAGCGGTACAGCGTTTTGCGGCCGAGCACGGCATCGACCTCAAGGACAGCTACTTCTACGCCGACGGGGACGAGGACGTCGCCCTGATGTACTTGGTCGGCAATCCGCGGCCGACCAACCCCGAAGGCAAGATGGCCGCCGTCGCCAAACGCCGCGGCTGGCCGATTCTGAAGTTCAATAGCCGCGGCGGTGTCGGTCTGCGGCGGCAGCTGCGAACACTCGCCGGTTTCAGCACGATGTTCCCGGTCGCGGCCGGGGCGGTAGGCCTCGGTGTGCTGACCGGTAGCCGGCGACGTGGGGTGAACTTCTTCACCGCCAACTTCTCCCAGTTGTTGCTCGCCACCAGTGGTGTTCACCTGAATGTGATCGGAAAGGAAAACCTGACCGCAAAGCGTCCAGCGGTCTTTATCTTCAACCACCGCAACCAAGTTGACCCGGTTATCGCCGGAGCGCTGGTGCGCGACAACTGGGTTGGCGTGGGCAAGAAGGAACTGCAGAACGACCCGATCATGGGCACCCTCGGCAAGCTACTGGACGGTGTATTCATCGATCGCGACGACTCGGCGGCCGCGGTGGAGACGCTGCACACCGTCGAGGATCGTGCCAGAAACGGGTTGTCAATCGTGATCGCGCCCGAGGGCACCCGGTTGGACACCACCGAAGTCGGGCCCTTCAAGAAGGGGCCCTTCCGGATCGCGATGGCGGCGGGGATCCCCATCGTCCCCATCGTGATTCGCAATGCCGAGATCGTCGCTTCGCGAAATTCCACGACGATCAATCCCGGCACGGTCGACGTCGCGGTCTTTCCGCCGATCCCGGTCGACGACTGGTCTCTCGACGCACTCCCGGACCGTATTGCCGAGGTGCGCCAGCTCTATCTGGACACCCTGAAGAACTGGCCGGTCGACGAGCTGCCCGAAGTCGACTTTTCCGCAGAGCAAAAGGCGGCGAAGAAAGCACAGGCCGCGAGGAAGCAACCGGCCAAGAAGGCGACGGCCAGAAGCGCGGCGAAGAAGCAACCGGCCAAGAAGGCTCCGGCCAAGAGCGCTGCCAAGAAGGCCGCGAAGACCACATCGGGCAAAGCGAACCCCCGCCGCGCGTCGAAGGCCGCCGTCACCGATGGTGAGGCTCAACAGCCGGGCATCGACCAAGCCGATGCCCCCGAATCGTCGAGCCCTGGGCCCGAAGGACTGCCGTGA
- a CDS encoding alpha/beta hydrolase: MCMASVTSRCSRAGAEALRQGAQLAADAKDTIRSGAVLLRGSPFALGWVAGWVSTEFPLHVLTGHALSRVSPPAIGRFGTAWAAQRADLALTAALEESFGPDFRDLVSHPSGDPSAFTRRGSLLPSGPRRRYAAQTSDISYGPGGRAHLLDIWRRPDLAPGRRAPVLIQVPGGAWTVNGKRPQAYTLMSRMVELGWICVSINYSKSPRCSFPAHVIDVKRAIAWVRENIGDYGGDSDFIALTGGSAGAHLASLAALTPNDPRFQPGFEHADTTVQAVAPYYGVYDFTDFDNMHEMMLPFLEHFVMKTRYAQDPERFTSASPISYVHRDSPPFFVLHGDKDPLAPCAQARAFCAALRGAGATTVAYAELANAHHAFDITPTVRSRLAANAVADFLGVVYGRRASSLLSTLALQATPAS; the protein is encoded by the coding sequence ATGTGCATGGCCAGTGTGACTTCGCGGTGCTCACGTGCTGGTGCCGAGGCGCTGCGGCAGGGAGCGCAGCTCGCCGCAGACGCCAAAGACACCATTCGGTCCGGTGCCGTGCTGCTTCGGGGTTCGCCGTTCGCGCTCGGTTGGGTCGCGGGTTGGGTGTCCACAGAGTTTCCCCTGCACGTATTGACCGGACATGCGCTGTCTCGGGTGTCGCCCCCGGCGATCGGTCGGTTCGGCACCGCCTGGGCGGCGCAGCGAGCGGACCTGGCGCTCACCGCGGCTCTCGAGGAATCTTTTGGTCCGGACTTCCGTGACCTGGTATCGCACCCGAGCGGGGATCCTTCCGCGTTCACCAGGCGAGGCAGCCTGCTGCCGTCGGGGCCTCGCCGCCGCTACGCGGCCCAGACCTCCGACATTTCCTACGGTCCTGGTGGCCGGGCGCATCTGCTCGACATCTGGCGGCGTCCCGACCTGGCGCCGGGGCGCCGTGCGCCGGTGCTGATCCAGGTTCCCGGGGGTGCGTGGACGGTCAACGGCAAACGTCCGCAGGCGTATACGTTGATGAGCCGGATGGTGGAACTGGGTTGGATCTGCGTGTCGATCAACTACAGCAAGAGCCCGCGCTGCAGTTTCCCCGCACACGTCATCGACGTCAAAAGGGCCATCGCCTGGGTCCGTGAGAACATCGGTGACTACGGTGGCGACTCCGACTTCATCGCCCTCACCGGCGGATCAGCCGGGGCGCACCTGGCTTCCTTGGCGGCGCTCACTCCCAACGATCCGAGGTTTCAGCCCGGGTTCGAACACGCCGACACGACAGTTCAGGCGGTCGCGCCGTATTACGGGGTGTACGACTTCACCGACTTCGACAACATGCACGAGATGATGTTGCCGTTCCTCGAGCATTTCGTGATGAAGACCCGGTATGCCCAAGACCCGGAGCGATTCACCTCGGCCTCACCGATTTCCTATGTGCACCGGGACTCGCCCCCGTTCTTCGTGCTGCACGGCGACAAAGATCCACTGGCGCCGTGCGCGCAAGCAAGGGCCTTCTGCGCGGCATTGCGCGGGGCGGGTGCCACCACGGTGGCCTACGCCGAACTCGCCAACGCCCACCACGCTTTCGACATCACCCCGACGGTCCGATCCCGGCTGGCGGCCAATGCCGTCGCTGATTTCCTCGGGGTTGTGTACGGTCGGCGGGCCAGCTCGTTGCTGAGCACCCTGGCCCTGCAGGCGACTCCGGCCAGCTGA
- a CDS encoding glycerol-3-phosphate 1-O-acyltransferase: protein MTKPVADTSAVLTAEDTLVLASMESPVEMQLIMRWLDEQRTRHPEAKFDVLRLPPRNAPAAALTALAEQLGCGPEADSECLEDRSIVPVRVFWLPPPDRSRVAKVAGLLPGRDPYHPNARQQRRILRSDPRRARVVAGEAATVSELRQQWRDTTVGDNKRDFAQFVTRRAILALARAEYRILGPQYKSPRLVKPEMLASARFRAGLKKIPGATVEEAGRILDELATGWSQVSVDLISVLGKLISRGFDPEFDYDEYQVAAMRSALESHPAVLLFSHRSYIDGAVIPVAMQDNRLPQVHMFGGINLSFGVMGPLMRRSGMIFIRRNIGDDPLYKYVLREYVGYVVEKRFNLSWSIEGTRSRTGKMLPPKLGLMSYVADAYLDGRSEDILLQGVSICFDQLHEIAEYAAYARGAEKTPEGFSWLYRFIKAQGERNYGKIYVRFPEAVSMRQYLGEPHGPLAHDPAAKWLALQKMTFEVAWRILQSTPVTATGLVSALLLTTRGTALTLDQLHHTLQDSLDYLERKQTPMSTSTLRLRAREGVRAAVDALSNGHPVTRVDSGREPVWYIAPDDELAAAFYRNSVIHAFLETSIVELALAHARHTDGDRMAAFWDQAMRLRDLLKFDFYFADSAAFRANIAEEMAWHQDWESQVAAGADGIDAILYAKRPLMSDAMLRVFFEAYEIVADVLRDAPPDIGQKELTELALGVGRQYVAQSRVRSSEPVSTLLFATARQVAVDQNLIAPAPDLLERRIAFRRELRNILRDFDYVEKVARNKFIAREFRARQGHAEHKSSGIA, encoded by the coding sequence GTGACCAAACCGGTCGCCGACACCAGCGCAGTCCTCACTGCTGAAGACACGCTGGTGCTGGCTTCGATGGAATCGCCGGTCGAGATGCAGCTGATCATGCGTTGGCTGGATGAACAGCGGACCCGTCATCCCGAGGCGAAATTCGACGTTCTGAGGCTGCCGCCCCGCAATGCTCCAGCGGCGGCGCTGACCGCACTTGCCGAGCAGCTCGGGTGCGGGCCCGAAGCTGACTCCGAATGTCTCGAGGATCGATCGATTGTGCCGGTGCGGGTGTTCTGGCTGCCGCCACCGGATCGCAGCAGGGTGGCCAAGGTGGCAGGGCTGCTTCCGGGCCGGGATCCCTACCACCCCAACGCACGTCAGCAGCGCCGCATCCTGCGCTCTGACCCACGGCGGGCCAGGGTGGTGGCAGGGGAGGCCGCCACGGTCTCCGAGTTGCGCCAGCAGTGGCGCGACACCACCGTCGGCGACAACAAGCGCGATTTCGCCCAGTTCGTCACCCGACGGGCAATCCTGGCGTTAGCACGTGCCGAATACCGGATCCTCGGACCGCAATACAAGTCTCCGCGGCTGGTGAAGCCAGAGATGTTGGCGTCAGCGCGGTTTCGTGCCGGGCTGAAGAAAATCCCCGGTGCCACAGTCGAAGAGGCCGGGAGAATTCTCGATGAACTGGCCACCGGTTGGAGCCAGGTGTCGGTAGACCTGATTTCCGTCCTGGGCAAGCTGATCAGCCGCGGTTTCGATCCCGAATTCGACTACGACGAATACCAGGTCGCGGCCATGCGCTCCGCGCTGGAATCGCACCCGGCGGTCTTGCTGTTCTCCCACCGGTCTTATATCGACGGCGCCGTGATACCGGTGGCCATGCAGGACAACAGGTTACCGCAGGTGCACATGTTCGGCGGCATCAACCTATCGTTCGGCGTGATGGGTCCTCTGATGCGTCGTTCGGGGATGATCTTCATCCGGCGCAATATCGGCGACGATCCGCTGTACAAGTATGTGCTCAGGGAGTACGTCGGCTATGTCGTCGAGAAGCGCTTCAATTTGAGTTGGTCTATAGAAGGTACGCGGTCTCGCACCGGAAAGATGTTGCCGCCCAAGCTGGGACTGATGAGCTATGTGGCCGACGCCTACCTTGACGGCCGCAGCGAAGACATCTTGCTGCAAGGTGTGTCGATCTGCTTCGACCAGTTGCACGAGATCGCCGAATACGCCGCCTACGCGCGCGGCGCGGAGAAGACGCCTGAGGGTTTCAGCTGGCTCTACCGGTTTATCAAGGCGCAGGGGGAGCGCAACTACGGCAAGATCTATGTCCGTTTCCCCGAAGCAGTTTCGATGCGACAGTATCTCGGCGAACCGCACGGTCCGCTAGCTCATGATCCGGCTGCGAAATGGCTTGCGCTGCAGAAGATGACGTTTGAGGTGGCGTGGCGGATCTTGCAGTCGACGCCGGTGACCGCGACCGGATTGGTGTCTGCGTTGCTGCTTACTACCCGCGGGACCGCGCTGACGCTCGATCAGCTGCACCACACCCTGCAGGATTCACTTGACTACCTGGAGCGCAAGCAGACCCCGATGTCGACGAGTACGCTGCGGCTGCGTGCGCGCGAAGGAGTGCGTGCAGCGGTCGACGCATTGTCCAACGGACACCCGGTCACCCGGGTGGACAGCGGCCGGGAACCGGTGTGGTACATAGCGCCCGACGACGAACTGGCGGCGGCGTTCTATCGGAACTCGGTGATCCATGCCTTCTTGGAGACCTCGATCGTCGAACTGGCGCTCGCCCATGCCCGGCACACCGACGGTGACCGCATGGCCGCTTTCTGGGACCAGGCGATGCGGTTGCGCGATCTGCTGAAATTTGACTTCTACTTCGCCGATTCTGCAGCGTTTCGTGCCAACATCGCCGAAGAGATGGCCTGGCACCAGGATTGGGAGAGCCAAGTCGCCGCCGGCGCCGACGGGATCGACGCGATCCTTTATGCCAAGCGGCCATTGATGTCAGACGCGATGCTGCGGGTGTTCTTCGAAGCGTACGAGATTGTCGCCGACGTGTTGCGCGACGCTCCTCCCGATATCGGGCAGAAGGAACTGACGGAGTTGGCGCTCGGAGTCGGCCGTCAGTACGTTGCCCAGTCACGGGTGCGCAGCAGTGAGCCGGTGTCGACGCTGCTGTTTGCCACTGCGCGCCAGGTTGCCGTCGATCAGAACCTGATCGCGCCGGCTCCGGACCTGCTGGAACGCCGGATCGCCTTCCGGCGCGAACTGCGAAACATTCTGCGCGACTTCGACTACGTCGAGAAGGTCGCGCGCAACAAGTTCATCGCCCGCGAGTTCCGAGCACGTCAGGGGCACGCCGAGCACAAGTCCTCGGGCATCGCTTAG